The following proteins come from a genomic window of Acetivibrio cellulolyticus CD2:
- a CDS encoding transglutaminase domain-containing protein, with protein MEFNRSTKIISILVLVAFALTFGLPLQQVSALESVLDSVQTQEKTIQYEEPETTTNLGLFAEKLSTYIISLRESLEKGDLKQFEKDLKTAESALKTFTDDVSKELAENGKKIDELKATAAKTRQIKFEAELKDKLSAFGKLFEEADEIYVNGSIEDLKIKVDQIYEQLIGEQPEQTLGKSLPHNNVSMDPVEPVLGNESSTSYMSTGKDTVSSSLPETPVKEDLAETPETTLDQKAKELADSLDTPVKVYEYVRNNIDFEPYYGSRKGAVGTFSQLTGNDFDQASLLIAMLRYKGIPARYVKGTVEVPIEEVMDWTGAKTPEASVKVLGMLGNPTASLVSAGEIVAVRTEHVWVEAYVPYSSHNRVGIGRGNKIWVPLDASFKQYTDEEGLNIQEITGFTEEQILENFKIDGSESSDGDAITDVNVESVSTYLDGITEKIEQYVKDNKLENADAAELTGGKKIVSQTLGMLPLSLPNKVLTTLSKTNTISNADCEKIGFSIRGNDPYSLNFSDRNQFNAEFKAIELYGKRVTLSWAPATEEDKKIIKSYGGLYETPAYMIELKPQVKVDGKVVAEGSAVGFGNRQEFTISMGHAGSTAEKVTNTVTAGGIYCISFDYGKIDVDELQSIKDKVSKIQDTATEESIYTDEVMGEILNSVGKAYFAQLDGINSIIENVMDVSAVRQVSEAITGYQPKVKYMFGAPVEIDGGSFYIDVDHDVFGVTSLEGNNENEIGYMTNSGVIGSAMEHVIHEQVFKVPSVSTIKMISEANSRGIPIYSIAKDNIDKLDEIKVSSTVKTDFLNAVNGGKIVIIPQEEMNYYKWQGTGYIVLDPETGAAGYMISGGTAGGSTAETVLVTLIGLASLVFAIIDVVTIAMAFIAATNPILMVIYFSLYIVSVISVLMTLNDLIMYWQTGNYEYARDLALDLFLNLATMGVFKIIEKIVPGIKALFKGLLGKMDEVVEFQAKHGDEVAEAIVRMNGEEGLKHADELIDGLKGTGVADDVVENIAKRGGNEALEEASELITKYGDDAAKAINNGISPDMINKLDDLGIKPSDFDNLKINTSAAADAVEAAVKEGSPKTYKEFVDAAGGKYASATDASDSYIALVKGESPWPEGFTPNKTTLKSGDTFEMALDNAQPVTSPGNFATPDNITGVDYVRNQLAVKSNWKTDCGKVVEYRVKDGVEIPVATGPVGPQIDLNADKYLPGGGNQIQLLLDRGVDKMDYIEVVSVRSIN; from the coding sequence ATGGAGTTTAATAGATCAACAAAAATCATTTCAATATTGGTCCTGGTAGCTTTTGCACTTACTTTTGGACTGCCTTTACAACAAGTTTCAGCTTTGGAGTCTGTACTTGACAGTGTACAGACTCAGGAGAAAACTATACAATATGAGGAACCGGAAACAACTACAAATTTAGGGCTTTTTGCTGAAAAACTCAGTACTTATATAATTAGTTTAAGAGAATCCCTTGAGAAAGGGGATTTGAAACAGTTCGAAAAAGATTTGAAAACTGCAGAGAGTGCTTTAAAAACTTTTACTGATGATGTTTCAAAGGAACTTGCTGAAAACGGAAAGAAGATTGATGAGCTAAAAGCAACTGCAGCGAAAACAAGACAAATTAAATTTGAAGCTGAATTGAAAGACAAACTAAGTGCTTTTGGGAAGTTATTTGAAGAAGCAGATGAGATATATGTTAACGGAAGTATTGAAGATCTGAAAATAAAGGTTGATCAGATTTACGAGCAGCTTATAGGCGAACAACCGGAGCAGACACTTGGAAAATCACTGCCGCACAATAATGTAAGTATGGACCCCGTAGAACCCGTTTTAGGCAATGAGTCAAGTACTTCATATATGAGTACGGGTAAAGATACCGTTTCGTCTTCATTACCGGAAACTCCAGTGAAGGAAGATCTTGCGGAGACACCGGAGACAACACTTGATCAGAAAGCTAAAGAACTTGCGGATTCATTGGATACACCGGTGAAAGTGTACGAGTATGTACGCAACAATATTGATTTTGAACCCTACTACGGCTCAAGAAAAGGTGCTGTAGGCACGTTTAGCCAGTTGACAGGTAATGATTTTGACCAGGCATCACTGCTGATTGCAATGTTAAGATATAAAGGCATACCGGCAAGGTATGTAAAGGGTACTGTTGAAGTACCTATAGAAGAAGTGATGGATTGGACAGGGGCAAAAACTCCTGAAGCTTCCGTTAAAGTATTGGGTATGCTCGGGAATCCGACGGCATCACTTGTTTCGGCAGGTGAAATTGTAGCAGTACGTACAGAACATGTTTGGGTTGAGGCCTATGTGCCGTATTCAAGCCATAACAGAGTCGGTATTGGAAGAGGAAATAAGATATGGGTTCCTTTAGATGCGAGTTTTAAGCAGTATACTGATGAAGAAGGATTGAATATACAGGAAATAACAGGATTTACAGAAGAACAGATTCTTGAGAACTTTAAAATTGACGGTAGCGAATCCAGCGATGGAGATGCGATTACTGATGTAAATGTTGAAAGCGTAAGTACATATTTAGACGGTATAACAGAGAAAATTGAGCAGTATGTTAAGGACAATAAACTAGAAAATGCTGATGCAGCCGAGTTGACGGGAGGTAAAAAAATAGTTTCCCAGACACTTGGAATGCTGCCGCTTTCTTTGCCGAACAAAGTTTTAACAACACTTTCGAAGACAAATACGATAAGTAACGCTGATTGCGAAAAGATAGGCTTTTCCATAAGGGGTAATGATCCGTATAGTTTAAATTTTTCTGATAGAAATCAGTTTAATGCGGAGTTTAAAGCTATCGAATTATACGGGAAGAGAGTAACACTTTCATGGGCACCGGCTACTGAGGAAGACAAAAAGATAATTAAAAGTTATGGCGGATTATATGAAACACCTGCATACATGATTGAGTTAAAGCCTCAGGTCAAGGTAGATGGGAAAGTTGTTGCAGAAGGTAGTGCAGTTGGTTTCGGTAACAGGCAGGAATTTACAATATCCATGGGACATGCAGGAAGTACTGCTGAAAAAGTAACCAATACAGTAACAGCCGGTGGTATATATTGTATTTCCTTTGATTATGGTAAAATTGATGTAGATGAACTGCAATCAATTAAGGACAAGGTTTCAAAGATCCAAGATACAGCTACTGAAGAAAGTATTTATACCGATGAAGTTATGGGTGAAATATTAAACAGTGTAGGTAAAGCATATTTTGCTCAATTAGACGGGATAAATTCAATAATAGAAAATGTTATGGATGTAAGTGCTGTTCGGCAGGTAAGTGAGGCAATAACAGGTTATCAGCCTAAAGTGAAATATATGTTTGGTGCTCCTGTAGAGATTGACGGCGGTTCATTCTACATAGATGTCGATCATGATGTTTTTGGAGTTACAAGTCTTGAAGGTAATAATGAAAATGAAATCGGATATATGACGAACTCCGGAGTAATCGGTTCGGCAATGGAGCACGTTATACACGAACAGGTATTTAAAGTGCCGTCGGTTTCAACAATTAAGATGATTTCTGAAGCAAATTCACGTGGTATTCCGATATACAGCATAGCTAAGGACAATATTGACAAATTGGATGAGATTAAGGTATCATCTACCGTTAAGACAGATTTTTTAAATGCAGTTAACGGCGGCAAAATAGTCATTATTCCACAAGAGGAAATGAATTATTACAAATGGCAGGGAACAGGATATATTGTTTTAGATCCCGAAACAGGTGCAGCAGGTTATATGATAAGCGGAGGAACGGCAGGAGGTTCAACTGCTGAAACCGTTTTAGTTACACTTATTGGCCTGGCATCATTAGTGTTTGCCATAATTGATGTGGTTACGATTGCAATGGCTTTCATAGCTGCAACCAATCCTATATTAATGGTAATATACTTCTCGTTGTATATTGTAAGTGTAATTTCAGTGCTTATGACACTGAACGACCTCATAATGTATTGGCAGACCGGAAATTACGAATATGCAAGGGACTTGGCTCTCGACCTGTTTTTAAATCTGGCAACTATGGGTGTCTTTAAGATAATTGAAAAGATTGTACCTGGAATAAAGGCTCTATTTAAGGGACTTTTGGGCAAAATGGATGAGGTCGTTGAATTCCAGGCCAAACATGGAGATGAAGTTGCTGAAGCTATAGTGAGGATGAACGGCGAAGAGGGCTTGAAACATGCTGATGAATTGATAGATGGACTTAAAGGCACCGGCGTTGCTGATGATGTAGTGGAGAATATTGCAAAACGCGGAGGAAATGAAGCCTTAGAAGAGGCAAGCGAGCTTATAACCAAGTATGGAGACGATGCTGCCAAAGCAATTAATAATGGCATATCTCCTGACATGATTAACAAACTTGATGATTTGGGAATCAAGCCATCTGATTTTGACAACCTGAAAATTAATACATCTGCGGCGGCTGATGCAGTTGAAGCGGCCGTAAAAGAAGGATCACCAAAAACATATAAGGAGTTTGTTGATGCTGCTGGGGGTAAATATGCATCGGCTACAGATGCTTCCGATTCTTATATTGCTTTGGTAAAAGGTGAATCACCTTGGCCTGAAGGGTTTACGCCAAATAAAACGACTCTCAAATCGGGAGATACATTTGAGATGGCATTAGATAATGCTCAACCTGTTACCAGCCCGGGAAATTTTGCTACACCTGATAATATAACTGGAGTTGATTATGTTAGAAATCAACTGGCAGTAAAGTCAAACTGGAAGACTGATTGTGGCAAAGTGGTTGAATATAGGGTTAAAGATGGAGTGGAAATACCTGTTGCGACAGGTCCTGTCGGTCCGCAAATCGACTTGAATGCAGATAAATATTTGCCTGGAGGAGGAAACCAAATTCAACTTTTGCTTGATCGAGGTGTTGATAAAATGGATTACATAGAGGTTGTTTCTGTGCGTTCAATTAACTAA
- a CDS encoding S-layer homology domain-containing protein has translation MSKQLKHGRKLLSVVLSFLMLFSAVPNIMAAEPVQMIDSISKANSWLSKSQGVDGAWKGNYYTEDLFYTSKISEYFRQEGLSEEVINKAYAFLRGLNEEKNSNYLAALLAGVFEGEYRKEVINSLVTAQKTNGGWGITDYYESDVLDTIEVLSTLIRENSDINSIKSGVDYLLQKQKSDGSWSFTTDSYGSTALTAEVAILLNEFNSVTGLTSASLEASMLKAGEFLMSKQGKDSTWGIDENSIEDTLLAYRAVLLTVGVEPVKLLEDTIISLQNENGSWYEDSYITMLAAKALKERKMLPIAQINDIKLYGTVDGIKTESYSYNPYEAFDIDVDSKTDNIESKTFVFINKPDGTKVSVSSNGEPSWNTVNNLPGEYTVEAIIKDNSSGRVMARYKKSFTINAGFNAENVVVALNPHFTRVDKAVKVNAEISVENSSNIDKLVDVCTAVYSGDTVIKYSTKTVKFDLTDSMPVVGAISFDPDVSTEGEYVIKTSVFDGIKKIAEGQNCFKVLPLADSQSFDYTLMPGEEASGVLNVVIPEMPPKADVVFAFDLTGSMGGILSTAKTKAKTIMTELNKLGVDINYGVVSYMDYLYGSYGSGGDYPYKLNCSMTESMASVSDSINSLKLGNGNDGPESYTRVLFESYADTNIGWRSGAKKIFVNFGDNLPHDNNLNEGVPGKTGTYNTGIDVGRDVKINTEDDLDLQTVLAQMAANKIELIACQTNGAYKEYWSYWAGLTGGKLYDTNSANMANDVVTAVTASLMAPDINDLKLVPSVGFESWLINTEPKSYSGKTDTVVPFQVSLKAPLGTEKGMYTYKLDAIDDNGVKYATYSFNIDVVTDEVAPVIRTVVSTDKEQYLPDTNVAITASSKNITSSEADFTGKVEIIDSDGKLVKILGDNIEMHWLANETRDLSYSWNTGKTVSGKYKVKITWTNKENEYSSYAEFKVSPDGEVKNTVSSDKTSYYADEMVNILETVKNKSNNAVMSDLYVETRIKDSEGNSIWSGETLLVELLPGNIARVSKNWSVEDTEPGNYTVTSAVYEAVYREVAVCSSFANFEILPSDGTRLGIIGKIEASPKIIKPDGSVVLSRSISNTGNAEIKTVKRKVIISEPLTGNVLDTIEDTVFLGLSDTLSDLITWSKSGIKAGNYLVSFQAELPDGCVVTLGSTGFKVESPIPVPATPTPSKVVIPTYDIPAAGPVDLAVSILADKAVYTEQEEIKFTVKYRNVLETGTGSFKITAEIPEGLTLSDAGDGKVEGKIISWEIPGFMGKNSGEKVFKVQVGKLSKAETIISSTAKIIGALGLVNTEDDSSTIKVMLRTAKYGSINHKAYIKGYPGNLFGPDNDLTRAEAATIFAKIMELELLESDSTLYSDVGKAHWAKAYIEAVSKAGIFKGYGDNTFRPEESISRAELATVTAKYLGLRNVDPFEENYNDIKGHWAQNYIEEIQRFKLVSGYEDGSFRPELKIKRSETVTIVNKMLFRGPLEVDTPTFKDIKVTDWFFGQVEEAARGHEVTFDNSGHEVLIR, from the coding sequence ATGTCGAAACAACTCAAGCATGGCAGAAAGCTATTGTCTGTCGTACTATCTTTTCTCATGCTGTTTTCAGCTGTTCCGAATATTATGGCAGCTGAACCAGTCCAAATGATTGATTCAATAAGTAAAGCAAATAGTTGGCTTTCGAAAAGTCAGGGTGTTGACGGTGCATGGAAGGGCAACTATTATACGGAAGATTTGTTTTACACCTCAAAAATCAGCGAGTATTTTAGGCAGGAAGGTCTTTCTGAAGAGGTTATAAACAAAGCCTATGCTTTTTTGCGAGGACTTAATGAAGAAAAAAACAGTAATTATCTCGCTGCATTATTGGCAGGAGTTTTCGAAGGAGAATACCGCAAAGAAGTTATTAATTCTCTTGTTACTGCGCAAAAGACGAATGGTGGTTGGGGTATAACCGACTATTATGAAAGTGATGTGTTGGATACTATTGAAGTTCTCTCTACGCTAATCAGAGAAAATTCAGACATAAATTCAATAAAAAGCGGTGTTGACTACTTGCTTCAGAAACAAAAGTCTGACGGAAGTTGGTCATTTACTACCGACAGTTATGGAAGTACAGCTCTTACTGCTGAGGTGGCAATTTTGCTTAATGAATTCAATAGTGTTACCGGACTTACTTCTGCAAGTCTTGAAGCTTCTATGCTGAAAGCCGGAGAGTTTCTTATGTCCAAACAGGGTAAGGATAGTACATGGGGTATTGATGAGAACAGTATTGAGGATACTTTGCTGGCATACAGAGCGGTATTGCTTACTGTTGGAGTTGAGCCGGTAAAGCTGCTTGAGGACACTATTATCAGTCTTCAGAATGAGAATGGAAGCTGGTATGAAGATAGTTATATAACAATGCTTGCAGCTAAAGCATTAAAAGAGAGAAAAATGCTTCCGATTGCACAAATAAATGATATAAAGCTTTATGGTACTGTTGATGGAATTAAAACTGAGTCATACAGTTATAATCCTTATGAGGCATTTGATATTGATGTTGATTCTAAAACCGACAATATTGAGTCCAAAACATTTGTTTTTATCAATAAACCTGACGGTACGAAAGTCTCAGTATCTTCAAACGGTGAACCATCTTGGAATACTGTAAACAATCTTCCGGGAGAATATACGGTTGAGGCAATTATTAAAGATAACTCAAGTGGCCGGGTAATGGCAAGATATAAAAAGTCTTTCACAATTAATGCAGGTTTTAATGCAGAAAATGTTGTAGTGGCTTTAAATCCTCATTTTACACGTGTAGATAAAGCGGTAAAGGTTAATGCTGAAATTTCAGTCGAGAACAGCTCAAATATTGATAAGCTGGTTGATGTGTGTACAGCAGTTTATAGTGGAGACACTGTAATAAAATATTCTACGAAGACAGTCAAATTTGATTTGACGGATTCAATGCCTGTAGTAGGTGCAATATCCTTTGATCCTGATGTTTCCACTGAAGGTGAATATGTTATAAAGACTTCTGTATTTGATGGAATAAAAAAAATTGCAGAAGGGCAGAATTGTTTCAAAGTATTGCCCCTAGCAGATTCACAATCATTTGACTATACGCTTATGCCAGGAGAGGAAGCATCGGGGGTTCTTAACGTTGTTATACCTGAAATGCCTCCAAAGGCAGATGTTGTGTTTGCATTCGATCTAACAGGAAGTATGGGAGGAATATTAAGCACTGCCAAGACTAAAGCTAAAACAATCATGACTGAATTAAACAAACTGGGTGTAGATATAAATTATGGAGTTGTTTCCTATATGGATTATTTGTATGGTTCCTATGGTTCCGGAGGCGATTATCCGTATAAACTCAATTGTTCAATGACAGAAAGTATGGCTTCGGTATCCGATTCAATCAACTCATTAAAGTTGGGTAACGGTAATGACGGACCTGAATCTTACACAAGAGTTCTTTTTGAAAGTTATGCCGACACAAATATTGGTTGGAGAAGCGGAGCTAAAAAGATTTTTGTAAACTTTGGTGACAATTTGCCTCATGACAATAATCTTAATGAAGGAGTTCCAGGTAAAACAGGAACTTATAATACAGGAATAGATGTAGGCCGGGACGTTAAAATAAATACCGAAGATGACCTTGACCTGCAGACTGTTTTGGCACAAATGGCTGCTAACAAAATTGAACTTATTGCATGCCAAACTAACGGAGCATACAAAGAATACTGGAGTTATTGGGCCGGTTTGACCGGGGGCAAGCTATATGATACCAATTCGGCAAATATGGCAAATGATGTGGTTACAGCAGTAACAGCAAGTTTAATGGCTCCGGATATTAATGACCTCAAGCTGGTTCCTTCTGTTGGATTTGAGAGTTGGTTAATCAATACTGAGCCTAAGTCCTATTCCGGTAAGACAGATACTGTAGTACCGTTTCAAGTAAGCCTTAAGGCACCTTTAGGGACTGAAAAAGGTATGTACACCTATAAGCTTGATGCAATAGATGACAATGGTGTAAAATATGCAACTTACAGCTTTAATATAGATGTTGTTACAGATGAGGTTGCCCCTGTTATCCGTACAGTTGTTTCTACAGATAAGGAGCAGTATTTGCCTGACACTAATGTTGCCATTACAGCATCTTCAAAAAATATAACAAGTTCAGAGGCAGATTTTACAGGTAAAGTTGAGATTATAGACTCTGACGGAAAGCTTGTTAAAATACTTGGTGATAATATTGAAATGCACTGGTTGGCGAATGAAACCAGGGATTTGAGCTATTCATGGAATACAGGAAAAACAGTTTCCGGAAAATATAAAGTAAAAATTACATGGACAAATAAGGAAAACGAGTATTCGTCTTATGCCGAATTTAAAGTTAGTCCTGACGGTGAAGTTAAAAATACTGTAAGTTCGGATAAGACTTCATATTATGCCGACGAGATGGTCAATATATTGGAAACTGTAAAAAATAAAAGTAACAATGCGGTTATGTCCGATTTATATGTAGAAACCAGAATAAAAGATTCCGAAGGCAATTCAATATGGAGCGGTGAAACATTATTAGTGGAACTTTTACCTGGCAATATCGCAAGAGTCAGTAAAAACTGGAGCGTAGAGGATACTGAGCCCGGTAACTATACCGTGACATCAGCCGTGTATGAAGCAGTATATCGTGAAGTGGCTGTTTGCAGCAGCTTTGCAAATTTTGAAATTTTACCTTCAGACGGAACAAGACTTGGAATTATCGGTAAAATTGAGGCGTCACCAAAAATAATAAAACCTGACGGAAGTGTTGTGTTAAGCCGTAGCATTAGTAATACTGGAAACGCAGAAATAAAAACGGTTAAAAGAAAAGTGATTATTTCAGAACCTCTTACCGGTAATGTGCTTGATACTATTGAAGATACGGTATTTCTAGGACTTTCCGACACACTATCCGATTTGATTACATGGAGTAAATCAGGTATTAAAGCAGGAAATTACCTTGTATCTTTTCAGGCAGAGTTACCTGATGGATGTGTGGTGACTTTAGGCAGTACAGGATTTAAGGTTGAGAGTCCGATACCTGTGCCGGCTACGCCAACACCAAGCAAAGTTGTAATTCCTACATATGATATCCCTGCAGCAGGTCCTGTTGACTTAGCTGTATCAATATTAGCCGACAAGGCGGTTTATACGGAACAAGAAGAAATAAAATTTACCGTTAAGTATAGAAATGTGCTTGAAACCGGAACAGGGTCTTTTAAAATAACCGCTGAGATACCGGAAGGTTTGACATTATCCGATGCCGGAGACGGTAAAGTTGAAGGAAAGATCATCTCATGGGAGATTCCGGGTTTTATGGGGAAAAACTCTGGTGAGAAAGTATTCAAGGTACAGGTAGGAAAATTGTCAAAAGCGGAGACTATTATATCAAGTACAGCTAAGATAATTGGGGCCCTCGGATTAGTGAATACTGAGGACGACAGCTCAACAATAAAAGTTATGCTCCGTACTGCAAAATACGGCAGCATAAATCATAAGGCATATATCAAAGGTTATCCCGGAAATTTATTTGGTCCTGACAATGACCTTACAAGGGCAGAGGCTGCCACAATATTTGCAAAAATAATGGAACTCGAACTTTTGGAAAGTGATTCCACGTTATATTCCGATGTTGGTAAAGCACACTGGGCAAAGGCATATATAGAAGCTGTATCAAAGGCCGGTATATTCAAAGGATATGGAGATAATACCTTCCGTCCTGAAGAGAGCATTTCCAGGGCAGAACTGGCAACAGTTACAGCCAAGTACCTTGGACTGAGGAATGTAGATCCCTTTGAAGAAAATTATAATGACATAAAAGGACATTGGGCACAGAATTATATAGAGGAAATACAGAGGTTCAAGCTGGTTTCAGGTTATGAAGACGGCAGTTTCAGACCTGAACTGAAAATTAAGCGTTCCGAAACAGTTACAATAGTAAATAAAATGCTATTTAGAGGACCGTTGGAAGTAGATACTCCTACCTTTAAGGATATAAAAGTTACAGACTGGTTCTTCGGTCAGGTTGAGGAAGCAGCAAGAGGCCATGAAGTAACTTTTGACAACAGCGGCCATGAAGTTCTTATACGCTGA
- a CDS encoding NAD(P)/FAD-dependent oxidoreductase — translation MYDVIIIGKGPAGISASLYTVRSNLKTLIIGKNDSALRKAEKIENYYGFAEVIRGEDLLKNGENQALRLGAEIINNEVIAVEKNDFFEVVTPDGRYTSKALILATGQPVKKVKMENLEKFEGNGVSYCTTCDGYFYNNLKVGVLGFNDYVIHEAIELQSYTKDITIFTNGKELALSDKYIDDLKQFEVNKKEIEKLEGSEYLQKIFFKDGTSEDLDGLFVAYDSPSSLDFARKLGIMVDGNSILVDKDQQTNLDGMFAAGDCTGGFKQISISVGQGALAGKRAIEYIRSQKIKQ, via the coding sequence ATGTATGATGTTATAATAATCGGCAAGGGCCCGGCGGGGATTTCAGCGTCACTATATACAGTAAGATCAAACTTAAAGACGCTGATCATCGGAAAGAATGACAGTGCACTTAGAAAAGCTGAGAAAATTGAAAACTACTATGGTTTTGCCGAGGTAATAAGAGGTGAAGACCTCTTGAAAAATGGCGAAAATCAAGCTCTTAGGCTAGGCGCAGAAATAATAAACAATGAGGTTATAGCAGTTGAAAAGAATGACTTCTTTGAAGTTGTTACTCCAGATGGCCGCTATACTTCAAAAGCGCTGATTTTGGCTACAGGTCAGCCGGTAAAAAAGGTGAAGATGGAAAACCTTGAAAAGTTTGAAGGAAATGGTGTAAGCTACTGCACAACCTGTGACGGGTATTTTTACAATAATTTGAAGGTTGGTGTTTTAGGCTTCAACGATTATGTAATTCATGAGGCTATTGAGCTTCAGTCTTATACAAAAGATATTACGATTTTTACAAATGGCAAGGAATTGGCATTGTCGGATAAATATATCGATGATTTAAAGCAATTTGAAGTAAATAAAAAAGAGATTGAAAAGCTGGAAGGATCCGAGTACCTGCAAAAGATCTTTTTTAAGGATGGAACCAGTGAGGATCTAGATGGTTTGTTTGTAGCATATGATAGTCCATCAAGCTTGGATTTTGCAAGGAAACTTGGCATAATGGTTGATGGTAATTCAATACTTGTAGATAAAGACCAACAAACGAATTTAGATGGGATGTTCGCTGCTGGGGATTGTACAGGCGGTTTCAAGCAAATTTCCATATCTGTAGGTCAGGGAGCATTGGCTGGGAAAAGAGCTATTGAGTATATCAGAAGTCAGAAAATTAAACAATAA
- a CDS encoding TlpA family protein disulfide reductase: MNEKNLLKTVLWSVVLVVLLGGAYLVYSKNEPNNNPGSNVSDGGQNKANNSSLKPAYDFELTDLAGNNVKLSDYKGKIVFLNFWATWCPPCRSELPEFNEANKIFEKNADAVLLAVNLTTGGARGETEDVVRQFISEKGYTMKVLLDKTGSVADKYSIYSIPTTYVINKDGNIYTYYEGAIDENTLMDAYNKLKE; encoded by the coding sequence ATGAATGAGAAAAATTTACTTAAAACCGTTTTGTGGTCAGTAGTGCTTGTGGTTCTATTAGGGGGCGCTTATTTGGTCTACAGCAAGAATGAGCCAAATAACAATCCGGGCAGCAATGTTTCTGATGGTGGACAGAATAAAGCCAATAATAGCAGCTTAAAACCGGCATATGATTTTGAGCTTACGGATCTTGCCGGAAATAATGTAAAGCTGTCAGACTATAAGGGTAAGATTGTCTTCTTGAATTTTTGGGCAACGTGGTGTCCGCCATGTCGATCTGAATTGCCTGAATTTAATGAGGCGAATAAAATTTTTGAAAAAAATGCTGATGCAGTATTACTGGCGGTTAATTTGACAACAGGCGGTGCAAGAGGAGAAACAGAGGATGTAGTAAGACAATTTATTAGCGAAAAAGGTTATACTATGAAAGTACTTTTAGATAAAACAGGAAGTGTGGCTGATAAGTATAGTATTTATAGTATACCAACCACATATGTAATCAATAAAGATGGAAATATATATACCTATTACGAAGGCGCAATAGATGAGAATACACTAATGGACGCATACAATAAATTGAAGGAATAG
- a CDS encoding cytochrome c biogenesis CcdA family protein, which produces MLYSNYLLSFVEGIMTFVSPCILPMLPIYFFYLAGAADEDSAEHKLKKSTLIVNSIGFVAGFTIVFVLFGATATSLGAFLKSHRDVLKIISGVVVFIFGLNFIGLIKLSILNKEKRFDYKFKRLNFIKSIVFGIVFAFGWTPCVSAFLASLFAMASNSKTLMEGMLLLFVYSIGLGIPFIISAIVFENIKGAFRVIQKHSRIISIISGILLMAAGAALVFNFI; this is translated from the coding sequence GTGTTATATTCCAATTATTTATTGAGTTTTGTTGAAGGTATAATGACTTTTGTTTCGCCATGTATACTTCCTATGCTGCCTATATACTTTTTTTATCTGGCAGGGGCAGCTGATGAGGATAGTGCTGAACATAAGCTTAAAAAAAGTACTTTAATCGTAAATTCCATCGGGTTTGTCGCAGGATTTACGATAGTATTTGTTTTGTTTGGTGCAACAGCAACATCTTTGGGGGCATTTCTAAAAAGCCATAGAGATGTGCTGAAAATCATAAGCGGTGTAGTTGTGTTTATTTTTGGGTTGAACTTTATTGGACTTATAAAATTGTCGATATTAAATAAAGAGAAAAGATTTGACTACAAGTTTAAAAGGTTGAATTTTATAAAATCCATAGTATTTGGAATAGTCTTTGCATTTGGCTGGACACCTTGTGTAAGCGCATTTTTGGCATCTCTGTTTGCTATGGCGAGTAATTCGAAAACACTTATGGAGGGAATGCTTTTGCTGTTTGTTTATTCTATAGGTTTAGGAATACCGTTTATTATTTCGGCAATTGTTTTTGAAAACATAAAGGGGGCTTTCAGAGTTATCCAAAAGCACAGCAGAATAATAAGTATTATTTCGGGAATTTTATTAATGGCTGCGGGTGCTGCATTAGTATTTAATTTCATTTAA